A region from the Benincasa hispida cultivar B227 chromosome 8, ASM972705v1, whole genome shotgun sequence genome encodes:
- the LOC120082869 gene encoding protein SIEL — translation MEERDLELVSAINELDDQSFLSLCFGPSVSIRTWLLNNAERFQLRPSLLFTVFLGFTKDPYPYVRKAALDGLLGLGNTVLEDGSMIEGCYCRSIELLNDMEDCVRSAAVSVVITWGLMLAAHSPGRKQHLSDEIFVNLCSMTRDMNMKVRVNAFDAMKRLEIVSEDLLLQSVSKRVLSIFKGKKSLVQCSTEQLEMSALDVAGAFVHGVEDEFYQVRRSACDALFNLTILSTKFAGEALSLLMDLLNDDSVSVRLRALETLHHMAMCNCLKLQEAHMHMFLSALNDNDGHVRSALRKLLKVAKLPDLVTFQLSFNGLLESLESYPQDESDVLSVLFHMGQNHVNMVDSIIKDVFEQIDPTSEGKLGFDSAKVIAYIVLAISAPVSDNHTRRIPPRIFSYAATMLGRISHALGDIMDQTTVFAYLLQNSKHIGLSDLGFNPEGDPCSPTPGNSVNDMPAIASLKIPAMIHEQRQKDDDAIESIKTILLKVQDIWPLIQSGGLHEALRTLRFCKETLGIFTYRTDRYSGALAFTLQYLKIMKLIAEVWKLMSSKHSCPRRIGEWGFLLGKLERRLKELRSRFIGFSKEEERHILELMLVTCTLRLSSGEVCCHLTILRKLSTIATNIEHLLKEECKEPSTFVCEVQRSLSNLGRITPKAHCSSPDFRKLLKSFTLNHLEISENLEHVKAELVVLDNDYEKPLYFVPGLPVGIPCQIILHNVRSKRKLWFRITMDNMTSQFIFLDFLSLGGCDEVREFTYIVPFYRTPKASSFIARICIGLECWFENTEVNERCGGPKRDLAYICKEKEVYFSMIHKG, via the exons ATGGAGGAGCGGGACCTAGAACTTGTTTCTGCCATTAACGAACTCGACGATCAGTCATTCCTCTCGCTTTGCTTTGGTCCTTCAGTGTCCATCAGGACTTGGCTTCTCAACAACGCTGAGAGGTTCCAATTAAGGCCATCATTGTTATTCACTGTTTTCCTAGGGTTTACGAAAGATCCGTATCCATATGTTAGGAAAGCTGCTCTTGATGGCCTATTAGGTTTGGGGAACACTGTTCTTGAGGATGGTAGCATGATTGAAGGTTGCTATTGCCGCTCTATTGAACTTCTAAACGACATGGAGGATTGTGTTAGGTCAGCTGCAGTTTCTGTT GTCATAACTTGGGGTCTAATGCTTGCGGCACATAGTCCAGGGAGGAAACAACATTTGTCTGATGAAATATTTGTGAAT CTATGTTCCATGACGAGAGATATGAACATGAAGGTCAGGGTTAATGCATTTGATGCAATGAAGAGGCTGGAAATTGTTTCCGAGGATCTTCTTTTACAAAGTGTGTCCAAGAGAGTCTTGAGTATCTTCAAGGGTAAAAAATCTCTTGTTCAATGCTCTACCGAGCAATTGGAAATGTCAGCGTTGGATGTTGCTGGGGCTTTTGTGCATGGTGTAGAAGATGAATTCTATCAG GTGCGCAGGTCTGCCTGCGATGCTTTATTTAATTTGACCATCCTATCAACTAAATTCGCTGGCGAGGCCTTAAGCCTATTGATGGACCTCCTGAATGATGATTCAGTTTCTGTCCGCTTGCGAGCTTTGGAAACATTACATCATATGGCGATGTGCAATTGTTTGAAATTGCAAGAAGCGCATATGCACATG TTTCTCAGTGCTTTAAATGACAATGATGGTCATGTAAGATCTGCTTTAAGGAAACTTCTTAAAGTAGCAAAGCTACCAGATTTGGTGACATTTCAATTGTCTTTTAATGGTCTTCTTGAAAGTTTAGAATCATACCCGCAG GATGAGTCTGATGTGCTCTCTGTGCTATTTCATATGGGTCAGAATCATGTAAATATGGTCGACTCCATTATCAAGGATGTTTTTGAACAG ATAGACCCAACATCTGAAGGAAAACTTGGATTTGATAGTGCGAAGGTGATTGCATACATTGTTCTAGCTATTTCGGCTCCCGTTTCAGACAATCATACTCGTAGGATTCCACCAAGAATATTTTCTTATGCAGCTACAATGCTTGGAAGGATCTCTCATGCTTTGGGTGACATTATGGATCAAACCACCGTTTTTGCTTACTTGCTGCAAAACAGTAAACACATTGGATTATCTGATCTGGGGTTTAATCCAGAGGGAGACCCATGCTCACCTACACCTGGAAATTCTGTCAACGATATGCCTGCCATTGCCTCCCTTAAGATACCTGCAATGATACATGAGCAGCGGCAGAAAGATGATGATGCCATAGAATCTATCAAGACTATCCTCTTAAAGGTGCAAGATATTTGGCCACTAATTCAATCCGGAGGTTTGCATGAAGCTTTGAGGACTTTGAG GTTCTGCAAGGAAACATTGGGAATATTCACGTATCGAACAGACAGATACAGTGGTGCTTTAGCTTTTACATTGCAGTATCTCAAGATAATGAAACTTATTGCAGAGGTATGGAAATTGATGTCCTCGAAACATAGTTGTCCTCGTAGAATTGGAGAATGGGGATTCCTATTAGGAAAGCTAGAAAGGAGGCTGAAAGAGTTGAGAAGTAGATTCATTGGATTCTCTAAAGAAGAAGAACGACATATCTTAGAACTGATGCTGGTCACTTGTACACTCAGGTTGTCAAGTGGAGAAGTTTGTTGTCATCTTACAATTCTGAGAAAGTTGTCTACCATAGCTACCAACATAGAACATCTCCTTAAGGAAGAATGTAAAGAGCCATCAACTTTTGTTTGTGAAGTTCAAAGATCATTGTCGAACTTAGGCAGGATTACTCCTAAAGCTCATTGCAGTTCACCTGATTTTAGAAAACTGCTCAAATCTTTCACCCTTAACCATCTAGAAATTTCAGAAAACCTTGAGCACGTCAAGGCAGAACTAGTCGTTTTGGATAACGACTATGAGAAACCCCTTTATTTTGTTCCAGGACTACCTGTTGGTATTCCTTGCCAAATCATCCTGCACAATGTTCGAAGTAAGAGGAAGTTGTGGTTTAGAATCACGATGGATAACATGACAAGTCAGTTTATCTTTTTGGATTTCCTTTCCTTAGGAGGTTGTGATGAGGTTAGAGAATTTACGTACATTGTTCCGTTCTATAGAACCCCAAAAGCTTCTTCTTTTATAGCTAGGATTTGTATAGGACTTGAATGTTGGTTTGAGAATACTGAAGTTAATGAACGTTGTGGAGGTCCAAAACGTGATCTAGCATACATTTGCAAAGAGAAGGAAGTTTATTTCTCCATGATCCACAAAGGTTGA